The DNA segment ACGGAGAGCACATCTGGGTGGGGGGCGGCTCCATCACTTGCGTGGATGGACAGGTGCTGCTGTGATCCCTGCCGCCTTCGACCCGGCCCGGGCCGCGTGCGTGGACCACCTCGTGGTGGTGGCCGGCTCGCTGGAGGAAGGCAGCCGCTGGTGCCGCCGGACCCTGGGCGTGGAGCCCGCGGCCGGCGGCGCGCACCCGCTCATGGGCACCCACAACCGGCTGCTGAACATCTCCGGGCCCGCGCACCCGCGCGCCTACCTGGAGGTCATCGCCATCGATCCCCAGGCACGGCCGGCCCAGCCGCCGGGCCACCGGCGCTGGTTCGACATGGACGACGAGGCCCTGCGCTCGCAGGTCGCCCGGCAGGGCCCTCAACTGGTCCACTGGGTGGCCTCGGTGCCCGACATCGCCGCGGCGCATTCCGCGCTGGCCGCGCGCGGCGTGGACCGGGGCGAGATCATCACCGCCGGACGCCCGACCCCCTTCGGCCTGCTGGAGTGGCGGATCACCGTGCGGCCCGATGGCGCCCGCCTGATGGATGGCTGCCTGCCCACGCTGATCCAGTGGGGCGAGCGCCATCCGTGCCACAGCCTGCCGGACAGCGGCGTCACGCTGGAGTCGCTCGCGCTGGAGCACCCCGACGCCGCGGCGCTGCAGGGCGCCTGCGCCGCGGCGGGCGTGCACGGGCTGCTGCGCGCGCCCGCTGGCCGCTCTTGCGCCCCGCGCCTCGTGGCGACCCTCAATACACCGCTCGGCACCGTCAACTGCACGTCACTGATCCCGGAGAACGCGCCATGATGTCCGCCTTCACCTTCACCCCGCAGGAACTGCTGCTCTTCGCGCTCGCGGCGCTGGTGCTCGTGCTCACGCCCGGCCCGAACATGGTCTATTGCGTCTCGCGCAGCCTGACCCAGGGTCCGCGCGCCGGACTGCTTTCGCTCGCGGGCGTGGTGGCCGGCTTCGGCGTGCACCTGCTGGCCACGGCACTGGGGCTGTCGGCGTTGCTGGTGGCCGTGCCGCTGGCCTTCGACGTGCTGCGCATCGCGGGCGCCGCCTACCTGCTGTGGATGGCGTGGCAGGCCGTGAAGCCCGGCGGCAGCGCGCCGTTCGAAGCGCGCGACCTGCCGCACGACGGGCCGCGCAAGCTGGTCCTCATGGGCTTTCTCACGAGCGCGCTGAACCCCAAGGTGGCGATGTTCTACGTCTCCTTCTTCCCGCAGTTCCTGCACCCGGAGCGCGGCCAGTGGCTCGCGCAGACCTTCACGCTGGGCGCGCTGCAGATCGGCATCAGCGCGCTGGTCAATGCCCTGCTGGTGCTGTTCGCCGCGCGCGTGGCCCGCTTCCTGCACCGCAGCGCCGCCTGGGTGCGCGCGCAGCGCTACCTGATGGGCACCGTGCTCGGCGTGCTCGCCCTCAAGATCCTCTTCACCGAAAGAAAGGCCACGCCATGAACGCCGCCCTGCCCGCCTCCTCGCCCGATGCATCCGCCCGGCCCCACGCCGCCCTGCCGGGCCTCGCCGACATCGAGGCCGCGGCGAAGGTGGTCTATGCCGACTTCGCCCCCACCCCGCAGTACCGCTGGGCACTGCTCGGCGAGCGCCTGGGCGCCGAGTGCTGGATCAAGCACGAGAACCACACCCCCGTGGGGGCGTTCAAGATCCGCGGCGGCCTCACGTATTTCGACCAGCTCGCGCGCCGCGGGGCCATGCCGCGCGAGGTGATCAGCGCCACCCGCGGCAACCATGGCCAGAGCCTGGGCTGGGCCGCGCGCCGCCACGGCGTGGCCTGCACCATCGTCGTGCCGCACGGCAATTCGGTGGAAAAGAACGCCGCCATGCGCGCCCTGGGCGTGTCGCTCATCGAGCATGGGCAGGACTTCCAGGAAGCGCGCGAGCACGCCATGCAACTGGCGGCCGAGCGCGGCGCGCACATGGTGCCGAGCTTCCATGCCGACCTGCTGCGCGGCGTGGCCACCTACTGGTGGGAGTTCCTGCGCGCCGTGCCGCACATGGACGTGGCCTACGTGCCCATCGGCCAGGGCTCGGGCGCCTGCTCGGCCCTCGCCGCGAAGCGGGCGCTGGGGCACGGCGTGCGCATCGTCGGCGTGGTGAGCGCCCACGCCACCACCTATGCGGATTCGATCGCCGCCGGCCGCGTGGTGGAAGCCCCCGTGTCCACGCTGCTCGCCGACGGCATGGCCTGCCGCGTGGCGGACCCGGAGGCGCTGGCCATCCTCGCGCCCGGGCTGGACCACGTGGTGCGCGTGACCGACGACGAGGTGGCGGCCGCCATGCGCGCGCTGTTCGCCGACACGCACAACGTGGCCGAAGGCGCGGGCGCCGCCGCCCTGGCCGCCGCGCTGCAGGAGCGCGAGCGGCTTGCCGGCCAGGTGGTCGGCCTGCCGCTCACGGGCGGCAACGTGGACGCGCAGGCGTTCGCGGGTGTGCTGGCCGCCGCCAGCCACTGACCAGGTGCGGCCACCCGGGCTGCGCGGGCCATGCGCGCACGGGGTGCGGCGCGTCCGCGACACCCCGTCGCTGCCGCGACATCGCGCGGCCGGCCGCTCTGCCACATTGCCGTGCATGGGAACCCTCTACCTCGTACGCCATGCGCAGGCCTCCTTCGGGGCCGAGGACTACGACCAGCTCAGCCCCCGCGGCCATGAGCAGGCAGCACGGCTGGGCGCCTACTGGCGCGAGCGCGGCATGCGCTTCGACGCCGTCTATACGGGCACCCTGCGACGGCATGCACAGACGCTGGCCGGCATCGCCGAGGGGTTGCAGGCCGCGCCCGAGCCGCTGCAGGCGCTGCCCACGCTCAACGAATACGACAGCGCCGCCCTGATCACGGCCATCCATCCCCAGCCCCTGCCGCCCGCAGACACGCCCGAGCTCTACCGCCAGCACTTCCGCCTGCTGTGCGATGCGCTCGCGCAGTGGATGGGCGGCACCATCAGCCCGGCGGGCATGCCGAGCTGGACGGGATTCTCGGACGGCGTGCGCGCCGTGCTGGACCACGTGCGGCGCCACCATGCGGGCCAGAACGTGCTGCTGGTCTCCAGCGGCGGTCCGATCTCCACCGCCGTGGGCGCGGTGCTTTCCACCCCGCCGGAAGTGACCATCGCCCTCAACATGCGCATCCGCAACACCGCGGTGACCGAATTCAGCATCGCTCCCAAGCGGCTGATGCTGCAGACATTCAACACCCTGCCGCACCTCGATACGCCCGAACACGCGGGCTGGGCGACGCACGCCTGAACAGGGCGGCCCGGCAGCGCCTCACCCTCCGGGCGCCCCTGCCAGCGTGCCGTCCGGCAGGTCGTGGATCTCGCCGAGCAGCGCCGCCAGTTGCGCGGCGGCGGCCTCGACCACGGCGCGGCCCTTCCCGGCCGTGGCACCGGCCGCGTCGCCCACGGCCCCCGACGGGTGGTAGTCCTCGATCGCCCAGCCCATCTTCGCGCTGCGGCCGTTGCCGAGGATGGCGTAGCGCTCCGCGCGGTCCTGCGACGTGGAGCGGAACCGGCCGGCATGCGCCATGCGCACGGTGTTCGGCGCGAGGTGCAGCATCATCGAGGTCTCGATCTGCCCGGCATGAATGCCGAAGCGGTGTTCCTCGGCGCTGAACAGGCCCTGCACCGCCTCCGGCAGCGGCAGGCTGAACCAGCTCGCGCTGTACACCAGCAGGCCATGCCGCTGGCGCAGTTCGCGCGCCACGATGTCCATCACGCTCACCTGGCCGCCGTGGCCATTGAAGAGCAGCAGCTTCTTCACCCCCGCGCGCGCCACGCAGGCGCCCAGCTCGCTCCAGAGCGCGATCACCGTGGACGGCGACAGCGTGAGCGTGCCCGGAAAGGCCGTGTGCTCGGTGCTCAGGCCCACATCCTGCGGCGGCAGGAACAGCACGGGCAGGTCCGGTGGCAGCAACGGCAGCGCGGCATCGATCACGCCCCGCAGCAGCGCGGCGTCCACGCTGAGCGGCAGGTGCGGCCCATGCTGCTCGATGGCGGCCACGGGCAGCACGGCCACGGTGCGCGCCGCCAGGCCCGAGGCCCGGGCCTCGGAGAAATCGCGGGTGGAGAGTTCGGCCCAGAAGCGGGAGGGATAAGGCATGGGCGCATCGTAGGGCATGGGCATGCACAGGCTCGGCACGCTGCGTGCACGGTCGCGTTCATCACCGGAAGCGATCAATCCGACTGCGTGCATAGGCACCGCCTTCCTTTATCACCTTGTATTAAATAAAAACAATAAGTAACAATTATCGAAGTGATAGCGTCTTATATGTTCCACAGCAAATCGCCATAAGGGAGGAATTCGTGAACTTCTTGAAGAACATCCGGCTCGGAGCCATGCTCGGCACGGGCTTCGCCATCGTGATCGCCATCGGCTTCCTGGTCGCTGCCTACGGGCGTATCCAGCTCGACCGCACGGGCTCCAACCTCCAGACGCTGTCGCGCGACCGGCTCGACATCCTGCTGCACCTGCAGCAGGTCAAGGACAACACCAACGTCGTCGCCCGCGCCGTGCGCAACCTCGCGTTGCTGGAAGACGACGCATCCATGGCCGAAGAGAAAAAGCGCCTCGACGGCGTGATCGCGGAGACGTCGGAACTCATGGGCAAGCTGCAGCAGCGCGTGCGCTCGCCCGAAGGCCGGGCCCTGATGGACCGCATCGGCGAAGCACGTCCGCAGTTCCTCGCCACCGTCGAGAAGGCCGCGAAGCTCGGCCTCGCCAATGACATGGTCAACGCGCGCACCGTGCTGCTCGGCGAGATGCGCACCGCACAGAACGCCTACTTCAAGGCCGTGGAGGACATGATCGCCTACCAGCGCAAGATGACCACGGACATGGCGGAAACTGCCAGCAGCGATGCCAATGCCGCCGGCAACACCATGATCGTGCTGGCCGTGCTGTCGGCCGCGCTCGGCGCACTGGTCGCCTGGTCCATCACCCGCCAGGTGAAGGGCCAGCTCGGCGGCGAACCCGCCTACGCCGCACAGATCGCCCAGGAAGTCGCCCGCGGCAACCTCGCCGTCCACGTCGACCTGCGCCCCGGCGATTCCTCCTCCGTCCTCGCCGCCATGGGCGCCATGCGCGCCAACCTCGCTCAAGTAGTCTCCGAGGTCCGCCACAGCAGCGAATCCATCGCCACCGGCGCATCCCAGATCGCCACCGGCAACGCCGACCTCAGCCAGCGCACCGAGGAGCAGGCCTCCAACCTCCAGGAAACCGCCGCCTCCATGGAGCAGATGAACTCCACCGTCAAGCAGAACGCCGACACCGTCCGCACCGCATCCCAGCTCGCATCCTCCGCTTCCGCCACCGCCGCGCGCGGCGGAGAAGTCGTGGGCAACGTCGTGCGCACCATGCAGGACATCACCGACTCCTCCCGCAAAATCGGCGACATCATCGGCGTCATCGACTCCATCGCCTTCCAGACCAACATCCTCGCCCTCAACGCCGCCGTCGAGGCCGCACGTGCCGGCGAGCAGGGCCGGGGCTTCGCCGTCGTCGCTTCCGAAGTCCGCACCCTCGCGCAGCGCTCCGCCCAGGCCGCCAAGGAGATCAAGGCCCTCATCGGCGAGAGCGTCTCCAAGGTCGAGACCGGCTCCCAACTCGTGGGCGAGGCCGGCTCCACCATGGGCGAGATCGTCGAGCAGGCCCGCCGCGTCGCCGACCTCATCGCCGAGATCGGAGCTGCCACCCACGAGCAGGAGCAGGGCATCTCCCAGGTCAGCGACGCCGTCAACCAGCTCGACCAGGTCACCCAGCAGAACGCCGCCCTCGTGGAGGAATCCGCCGCCGCCGCCGACAGCCTCAACTCCCAGGCCGCACGCCTCGTGCAGCTCGTCAGCGTCTTCCAGGTCGATGCCAATGCCTCCCAGGCCGTCATCGCCCAGGCGCAGTCCCGCAGCCGCGACACCGCCCGTGCCGCTTCCGCCGCGCTGCAGCATGCCAAGGCGCCCGCCGCAAGCCCGCGCCCTGCGCCCGGCATCGCCACCGCACCGAAGCATCCCGCACCGGCGCAGGCATCGGCAGCAGGGGCCGCCCGCCCCGCGCTGCCTCCGGCGCAGACGGCCGCCCCGGCGCCCGCCCGCGCATCCAGCCAGAACAACGACGACTGGGAAACCTTCTGACGCCGGGCGGGCCCGCACTGCCGAGCGCTGCGGGCCCTACCCCTGCAAAGCACCCGCCTGCCGCCTGCGCCAGGCGGCGTCCACCGCCAGCATGCACAGCAGCGACAGCCCCAGCAGGGGCAGCAGCACGCCGGCCACGGCCATCATCCCGGCCACCACCCAGAGCGCGCGCGGCTGCGCCGGCAGCGGCGGCACGCCCAGCCCCCCGGCCGGGCGGCGCTTCCACCACGCCACCGCACCCGCGACGCACAGCAGCACGATGCCGGCGCAGGCCACGGCCAGCACGATCTGGTTGGCCACCCCGTACTGCTGCCCCAGGTGGACGTTGATGCCCCACTCCAGCCCCTTCGCCACCGGCCCGTAGTCGGCATAGCCCATGTCGAGCAGCGGACGGCCGCTGTACTGGTCCAGGTGCACCACGCGCTGCCGGCCGAGATCGGCCGGATAGGCCGAGGCGGTATAGACGCCGCCCGCGCCCTGCGGCGCAGCCACGCCGAAGCCAGGCGCCATGCCCAGCCGCGTGAACACCGCCATCGCGGCGTCCAGGCCGATCGGCGGCATGGCCGGCAGGGGCTGCGGCCCGGTGGCGGGCGCTGCCGCCTCTGCACCGTGACCGGCGTGCTCCCCGGCCCCGTCCTGGCCTGCATCGCCCACGTGTCCCTCATGGCCCGGATGCCCGCCATGCCCCCCGCGCCCGCCGGCCACCATCGCGGCCGGCACGGCAGAGGCCACGGGCACGCGCGCCTGCTGCAGGCTCCACGGCACGGCCAGCGTGTCCGCCACGGGCACGGCCGACATCGGCAGCTGCACGCGCACGCCGGCCGGATAGCCCCAGTGGCTGCCGTTCGCCCAGGCGTTCACCTGCGCGCCCCAGAACACCGACCAGGGCATTCCCGTCAGCGCCAGGAACGCGAGGATCGCGCCCACGCCCAGGCCCAGCACCGCATGCAGGTCGCGCCAGAACACCCGCTCGGCCGGGCGCCCGCGCACCGACACCACCCCGCCCCGGCGGCCGCGCGGCCACCACAGGTACAGCCCCGTCGCCACCAGCACCACGGCCCAGCCCGCCGCCATCTCGATCACGCCGCGCGCCACCGGGCCGATCACCTTCAGGCTGTGCAGCCGCCGGATCTGCCAGGACAGCGTGCCCCGCTCGGGCAGTTGCCCCAGCACCCGCGCCGAGCCCGGATCCACATACACCGCCACGCGCCGCCCGTCCGCGGTGGCGATGCCCACGTTCGCGCTGTCACCCGGCCCCGCGGCCGGCGTGTAGCGGAACCACTGCCCCGGCTGCGCCGCCAGCGCAGCGGCCACCAGCGCGCTGGGCGGTCGGGCCGCGCCCGGTGGCACGGGTTGCGCCACGCGCAGCAGATCGCGGTGGACCCAACCATCGATCTCGGCCTGGAACAGGAACGCCCCGCCGGTCACCGCCAGCCAGGCCAGGAACGGCAGCACCAGCAGCCCGGCATAGAAATGCCAGCGCCACACCGCGCGGTACAGGCTTGCGGCGGTGATCTTCGCGGTGGTCTTGGTGGTCAATGCCATGGTCAGAACCTCCATCCCAGGCTGACCGCGACGCTGCGGCCGTCGCCCGGCGAATAGCCCGAGGAGCCGCTGTCATACCACGCATAGACGTAGCGCCGGTTCGTCGCGTTGCGCACCTGCACGCCGACATCCGCCGTGGGCGTGAGCTGCCAGGTGGCGCCCAGGTCCAGCAGTGCGTAGCGCCCCGCGCGGCCCTGGGTGTTGGTGCGGTCCAGGTAATAGTCGCCCTGGGCCGTCACCGTGGCCGACAGGCGCAACACCTCCGTGGCACGCACCTGCACGCCAGCGCTCGCCAGGTAGTGCGGCACGTTCTCGACCTCCCGGCCGGCGGTGTCCGGCGCGGACGGATCGGGCACGGTGATGCGCGCCACCTGGTGCGAATAGGCGATCCAGCCCGTCCAGCGCGCGCCCAGGCGAGCATTGAGCTGCGCGTCCCAGCCCGTGCGCCGCGTGCGCCCCACGTTGCCCAGCCCGCCGGGATCGGGCAGCCCGTCCACGCCGAGAACGCGCGCCACCTCGCCCGATGCGCGCTGCTGCCACGTGGCCACGCGCGCCTCCCAGCCCGGTGCAGGCTGCCAGCGCACACCCGTCTCCCATCCGTCGTTGATCGACGGGCCCAGGTCGCGCGCCTGCGTGCGGTAGGCATCGATGCCCGTGCCCACCTGGAAGGTGCGGCCCGCATTGGCATACAGCGTCACGCCCTCGCGCGCCGTCCAGGCCACGCTCAGCTTGGGCTGGCGGATGGTGCCGTAGCCGTGCATGCCGTAGCGCTGCCCCGTCAGCCGGTCGGTGAAATCCCCGCCCAGCCGGTCCACGCGCAGCGCCGGCACGATGCGCAGCGACGCCACCGGCTGCACCACCGCCTGCACATACGCCCCCTGCGTATGCACGTCGAAATCCCAGTCCCGGAACTGCGAAGTGCGCACACGATCGACCGTGCGCCAGCGCTGCGCGCCGTTGTCCTGCCACTGCGCGTCCACCCCGCCCTCCAGGGTGAACGCGTGCGCCCAGGCCACCGCGGGCCGCCACGTCAGCACGCCCGACAGCCCGCGCTGGTCCTCGTCGTTGTCGCGCTCCTGCTGCACGCCGGCCTGCGAAAACCGCACCCAGCGCTGGTTCTCATAGTGGTTGGCGTAGGCGCGCGCCGTCCACGACAGGCGCTCGGCCACTTGCGCGTCCCAATGCAGCCCCAACTGCCCCGTCTCGCGCGTGCTGTGGTCCGAGGACGACCACGGCGGCGACCAGCGCGGCTGCGCCGCGGCCTGCTCGCGCGTCAGGTAGCCGGATTCATCCGCCGCGTTGCGGAAATATCGCGCCGTGAGGCCCGCGCGCCAGCCGCCGCCCGGATCGGTGTAGAACCACTTGCCCGAGAGCGCGCGCTGCGTGCCTTCCGCATGGTCGCGCCAGCCTTCGCCCGTGCGCCAGAACGCGCCGTAGTTCTGGCTCCAAGGCCCCGACTCGATGCCCTTGACCACCTGCACGTCGCGCGTGCCGAAGCTGCCCGCCGTGAGCGTCGCGCGGCCTTCGTTGCCGCCCGCGCGCGTGAGCACGTTCACGTTGCCCGCGATGTTGTTGAGCCCATAGCGCGGGTCGTTCGTGCCGCGCACCACCTCCACTGCCTCTATGTCGAGCGGGAACACCGCATCCAGGAACGGCATGCCGCCCGCGTTGTCGTTCGACGGGATGCCATCGATCAGCAGCTTGACCGCGTTCACCCGGCCCTCGCCATTGAAGCCGCGGAAGGAGAAGCGCCCTGCATCCACCCCCTGCCGGAACGGCGTGACCTGCACCCCGGGCGCGCGGCCCAACAGCTCCCAGGTGTGGTCCACGCGGGCATCCTGCAGCACCTCGCCGCCCACGATGTCCACCGACGTGGAGACGCTGCGCGCCGGCAGCGCGCCGCCGGGGCCCTCGCGCACTTCCACCGTTCCCAGCGTGAGCGCGGCACCGGCCTCCGCCGGAGCGGAGGTTGCCGCCGTGCCATGGCTGCCGGCGGCCCCGGGCACTTCCTGCCCCCAGGCCGCCAGCACGGGAAGGGCCGCCAGCGCGGCCGGCGCCGAACGGCGCACTGCACGCCCGACGGCCACAGGCCATGGAAGCCGGAATACGGGAGAAGACGAAGAAGGAAAAGAAAAACGAAAAGACAAACGGAAGCGACGACGACGAAGCCGGTCCATATCCACCTCGTGCAAGCAGTGCCCGTCAGGTCCACGCGAGCGCGGCCATCGACGGGAAAAAAGCGGGGAGACGAAAGGAGAAGGAAGACCTCTGCCGCGACAGGCGGCCCCGAGGGGCCAGCAAGCGCGGCAGCCCTGCCGGAAGAAAGGCAGGCCGGTCAGGCCCGCGCCGGCGGCCCGCGCGCCGGCAGCGGCGCGCCCACCAGCGCCGCGAGGCGCGCGGCCTCCACGGGCTGCAGCACATGCGCCAGCGGCTGCTCCATCGGCACCGCCAGCACCTGCGGCGCGGGCGGCGGAGCCCCGGGCGCGAGGCACAGCGCGCAATCCAGGCCGTGCTGGCCCATCTCGCGCAGGCCGCTGCCATCGTCCTGCACGGCCACCAGCTTGGCGGCGCCCGCCGCATTGCACACCACCTGCAGGCTCTGCGGGTGCAGCAGCGGCGACGCCGCGGCCATGCCGAAGGCGAGCATCCACCACGCCAGGACCAGCGGGGCCAGGCGGCGAAGGCGGGGCAGGAGGGCAGTCACCGGAACGGGGAGAGGATGTGTGAAGACGCCGATGCGGTGTGCGCGCCGGCGGCCTGCATTATGCGGCGGTCCAGGGTGTACGCGATATCGCGTACGCGGACTCCGGGTCACGCCGATAGAATTCCAGCCAGGGTGTCGTCACATGGGGTGCGGCAGGTTTAGCGAAGGTCGGGCCGCCTCGCGGATCACTGCCGACCATCTCCCATGCACCCATCCATGGAGTCCATTGCGGCTCTCCTTTTCGGCATCGCATTGCTGCACACGTTCACCGCGAAGCAGTTCGAGCGCCTGTCCCACCGCTTTCCCAAACACTCCGGCATCTTCCACTTCCTGGGCGAGGTCGAGGTCGTCTTCGGCCTGTGGGCGATCGTCCTCGTGGCCGTGATGGCCCTCGTCGCGGGCGGCTCTGAAGCCGTGGAATACGCGGAATCGCGCAACTACACCGAGCCGCTCTTCGTGTTCGTCGTCATGGTGATGGCGGCATCCCGGCCGATCCTGCAGACCATCAACGACCTGCTGGAGCGCGCGGCGCGGGCGCTGCCGGTGGACACGCCGCTGGCCACCGCATGGCTCGGCCTCGCCGTGGTCCCGCTGCTGGGCTCGCTCGTCACCGAGCCCGCTGCGATGACCATCGCGGCCCTCATGCTCTCGGGCCAGCTGTTCCGCAAGGACGTGCCGGAGGGCGCTAAGTACTTCGCCCTGGGCGTGCTGTTCGTGAACGTCTCGATCGGCGGCACGCTCACCTCCTATGCGGCCCCGCCGGTCCTGATGGTCGCGGCCACCTGGGGCTGGGAC comes from the Paracidovorax avenae ATCC 19860 genome and includes:
- a CDS encoding VOC family protein, whose amino-acid sequence is MIPAAFDPARAACVDHLVVVAGSLEEGSRWCRRTLGVEPAAGGAHPLMGTHNRLLNISGPAHPRAYLEVIAIDPQARPAQPPGHRRWFDMDDEALRSQVARQGPQLVHWVASVPDIAAAHSALAARGVDRGEIITAGRPTPFGLLEWRITVRPDGARLMDGCLPTLIQWGERHPCHSLPDSGVTLESLALEHPDAAALQGACAAAGVHGLLRAPAGRSCAPRLVATLNTPLGTVNCTSLIPENAP
- a CDS encoding LysE family translocator, yielding MMSAFTFTPQELLLFALAALVLVLTPGPNMVYCVSRSLTQGPRAGLLSLAGVVAGFGVHLLATALGLSALLVAVPLAFDVLRIAGAAYLLWMAWQAVKPGGSAPFEARDLPHDGPRKLVLMGFLTSALNPKVAMFYVSFFPQFLHPERGQWLAQTFTLGALQIGISALVNALLVLFAARVARFLHRSAAWVRAQRYLMGTVLGVLALKILFTERKATP
- a CDS encoding threonine dehydratase, whose amino-acid sequence is MNAALPASSPDASARPHAALPGLADIEAAAKVVYADFAPTPQYRWALLGERLGAECWIKHENHTPVGAFKIRGGLTYFDQLARRGAMPREVISATRGNHGQSLGWAARRHGVACTIVVPHGNSVEKNAAMRALGVSLIEHGQDFQEAREHAMQLAAERGAHMVPSFHADLLRGVATYWWEFLRAVPHMDVAYVPIGQGSGACSALAAKRALGHGVRIVGVVSAHATTYADSIAAGRVVEAPVSTLLADGMACRVADPEALAILAPGLDHVVRVTDDEVAAAMRALFADTHNVAEGAGAAALAAALQERERLAGQVVGLPLTGGNVDAQAFAGVLAAASH
- a CDS encoding histidine phosphatase family protein is translated as MGTLYLVRHAQASFGAEDYDQLSPRGHEQAARLGAYWRERGMRFDAVYTGTLRRHAQTLAGIAEGLQAAPEPLQALPTLNEYDSAALITAIHPQPLPPADTPELYRQHFRLLCDALAQWMGGTISPAGMPSWTGFSDGVRAVLDHVRRHHAGQNVLLVSSGGPISTAVGAVLSTPPEVTIALNMRIRNTAVTEFSIAPKRLMLQTFNTLPHLDTPEHAGWATHA
- a CDS encoding creatininase family protein, encoding MPYDAPMPYPSRFWAELSTRDFSEARASGLAARTVAVLPVAAIEQHGPHLPLSVDAALLRGVIDAALPLLPPDLPVLFLPPQDVGLSTEHTAFPGTLTLSPSTVIALWSELGACVARAGVKKLLLFNGHGGQVSVMDIVARELRQRHGLLVYSASWFSLPLPEAVQGLFSAEEHRFGIHAGQIETSMMLHLAPNTVRMAHAGRFRSTSQDRAERYAILGNGRSAKMGWAIEDYHPSGAVGDAAGATAGKGRAVVEAAAAQLAALLGEIHDLPDGTLAGAPGG
- a CDS encoding methyl-accepting chemotaxis protein → MNFLKNIRLGAMLGTGFAIVIAIGFLVAAYGRIQLDRTGSNLQTLSRDRLDILLHLQQVKDNTNVVARAVRNLALLEDDASMAEEKKRLDGVIAETSELMGKLQQRVRSPEGRALMDRIGEARPQFLATVEKAAKLGLANDMVNARTVLLGEMRTAQNAYFKAVEDMIAYQRKMTTDMAETASSDANAAGNTMIVLAVLSAALGALVAWSITRQVKGQLGGEPAYAAQIAQEVARGNLAVHVDLRPGDSSSVLAAMGAMRANLAQVVSEVRHSSESIATGASQIATGNADLSQRTEEQASNLQETAASMEQMNSTVKQNADTVRTASQLASSASATAARGGEVVGNVVRTMQDITDSSRKIGDIIGVIDSIAFQTNILALNAAVEAARAGEQGRGFAVVASEVRTLAQRSAQAAKEIKALIGESVSKVETGSQLVGEAGSTMGEIVEQARRVADLIAEIGAATHEQEQGISQVSDAVNQLDQVTQQNAALVEESAAAADSLNSQAARLVQLVSVFQVDANASQAVIAQAQSRSRDTARAASAALQHAKAPAASPRPAPGIATAPKHPAPAQASAAGAARPALPPAQTAAPAPARASSQNNDDWETF
- a CDS encoding PepSY-associated TM helix domain-containing protein, whose amino-acid sequence is MALTTKTTAKITAASLYRAVWRWHFYAGLLVLPFLAWLAVTGGAFLFQAEIDGWVHRDLLRVAQPVPPGAARPPSALVAAALAAQPGQWFRYTPAAGPGDSANVGIATADGRRVAVYVDPGSARVLGQLPERGTLSWQIRRLHSLKVIGPVARGVIEMAAGWAVVLVATGLYLWWPRGRRGGVVSVRGRPAERVFWRDLHAVLGLGVGAILAFLALTGMPWSVFWGAQVNAWANGSHWGYPAGVRVQLPMSAVPVADTLAVPWSLQQARVPVASAVPAAMVAGGRGGHGGHPGHEGHVGDAGQDGAGEHAGHGAEAAAPATGPQPLPAMPPIGLDAAMAVFTRLGMAPGFGVAAPQGAGGVYTASAYPADLGRQRVVHLDQYSGRPLLDMGYADYGPVAKGLEWGINVHLGQQYGVANQIVLAVACAGIVLLCVAGAVAWWKRRPAGGLGVPPLPAQPRALWVVAGMMAVAGVLLPLLGLSLLCMLAVDAAWRRRQAGALQG
- a CDS encoding TonB-dependent receptor → MRRSAPAALAALPVLAAWGQEVPGAAGSHGTAATSAPAEAGAALTLGTVEVREGPGGALPARSVSTSVDIVGGEVLQDARVDHTWELLGRAPGVQVTPFRQGVDAGRFSFRGFNGEGRVNAVKLLIDGIPSNDNAGGMPFLDAVFPLDIEAVEVVRGTNDPRYGLNNIAGNVNVLTRAGGNEGRATLTAGSFGTRDVQVVKGIESGPWSQNYGAFWRTGEGWRDHAEGTQRALSGKWFYTDPGGGWRAGLTARYFRNAADESGYLTREQAAAQPRWSPPWSSSDHSTRETGQLGLHWDAQVAERLSWTARAYANHYENQRWVRFSQAGVQQERDNDEDQRGLSGVLTWRPAVAWAHAFTLEGGVDAQWQDNGAQRWRTVDRVRTSQFRDWDFDVHTQGAYVQAVVQPVASLRIVPALRVDRLGGDFTDRLTGQRYGMHGYGTIRQPKLSVAWTAREGVTLYANAGRTFQVGTGIDAYRTQARDLGPSINDGWETGVRWQPAPGWEARVATWQQRASGEVARVLGVDGLPDPGGLGNVGRTRRTGWDAQLNARLGARWTGWIAYSHQVARITVPDPSAPDTAGREVENVPHYLASAGVQVRATEVLRLSATVTAQGDYYLDRTNTQGRAGRYALLDLGATWQLTPTADVGVQVRNATNRRYVYAWYDSGSSGYSPGDGRSVAVSLGWRF
- a CDS encoding DUF2946 family protein, with the protein product MTALLPRLRRLAPLVLAWWMLAFGMAAASPLLHPQSLQVVCNAAGAAKLVAVQDDGSGLREMGQHGLDCALCLAPGAPPPAPQVLAVPMEQPLAHVLQPVEAARLAALVGAPLPARGPPARA